One segment of Gammaproteobacteria bacterium DNA contains the following:
- a CDS encoding type II/IV secretion system protein, with protein MALPPSMNPIEKFRQAACCAFPDCPQLASIELTASLKTAWQKLASVAGVSIPVFAKAISAETKTPLATSLRATPEALRVLPATGVRKNLCLPVALDDGVLSVVIANPCDDELIKFIRFAKSDAQLLLAPPEEIDEAIQIAYSHQSMIGKRSSGLLVLDPKHPAGRDEHAVIRLAKQLLQDVVALGASDLHLQPFLGGGAVRTRVDGMLRRVALLPEPVYLQLARYIKANSGMDPSNNRTPQDGRLSLDVEGRNFDLRISALPARGGERIVIRFLDQSSSFQLTRNGFSTAEIQSLRRLSRNSSGLVLLTGPTGSGKTTTLYALLGELSAPYRNIITVENPVEYVLPGLSQVDVNEKAGLTFASALRSVLRQDPDVLLIGEIRDEETADIAFQAALTGHLVFSTLHTNDALSTIPRLLDLGVQPTILADTLVGIVAQRLCRRLCSACRIPIQEDTLRAEEAAFKTMTRVLPPYRAAGCEDCGYTGYAGRFPITEIIEPPPSLRSAITRGSGTEWSAGPLGLNNLSSLSSSAARHIVSGDTSVDEAVRVIGWRFWSALATEYRVDIPDIAFSQEESQESHAPGVLILGIGGTEDDLIAAELERAWFSVFTARSSAEAKTQLQSHDNIVHVIVNLDDRLSDQELVAYIRQARVDMYWSRLPALLLLPPRRDGLEAALIADGATAPCLMKPVLPAEIVRFARMALAKEHPAPISQG; from the coding sequence ATGGCCTTACCCCCATCCATGAATCCCATCGAAAAATTCCGTCAGGCGGCCTGTTGCGCCTTTCCCGACTGTCCCCAACTCGCTTCGATTGAACTGACGGCTTCGCTGAAAACGGCTTGGCAGAAATTAGCGAGCGTCGCCGGGGTCAGTATTCCGGTTTTTGCCAAGGCGATCTCGGCGGAGACCAAAACGCCTTTAGCCACTTCATTGAGAGCTACGCCGGAAGCGTTGCGCGTCCTGCCCGCCACCGGGGTGCGCAAGAATCTGTGCCTGCCAGTCGCGCTCGACGACGGCGTGTTGTCAGTGGTCATCGCCAATCCCTGTGATGATGAACTGATCAAATTCATCCGGTTCGCCAAAAGCGATGCGCAATTACTGCTGGCTCCCCCGGAAGAGATTGATGAGGCCATCCAAATCGCCTACTCGCATCAGTCGATGATCGGGAAACGCTCCAGCGGTTTACTGGTGCTGGATCCCAAACATCCGGCAGGCCGCGATGAACACGCCGTGATCCGACTCGCCAAACAGCTTCTTCAGGACGTGGTCGCTCTGGGAGCCTCGGACCTGCACCTGCAACCGTTCCTTGGGGGCGGCGCCGTTCGGACTCGGGTGGACGGCATGTTACGGCGCGTCGCCTTGCTGCCAGAACCCGTCTATCTCCAGTTGGCTCGGTATATTAAAGCCAACAGCGGGATGGATCCATCGAATAACCGGACGCCTCAGGATGGACGCTTGTCTTTGGACGTCGAGGGACGCAACTTTGACTTGCGGATCTCCGCGCTGCCAGCGCGCGGCGGCGAGCGGATCGTCATCCGGTTTCTTGATCAAAGCAGCAGTTTCCAACTGACCCGAAACGGTTTTTCCACCGCCGAAATCCAGTCCCTGCGCCGCCTGTCGCGCAACAGTTCGGGACTGGTGCTGCTGACTGGCCCCACCGGTTCCGGGAAAACCACGACCCTGTACGCCTTGCTAGGCGAACTCAGCGCCCCTTACCGCAACATCATCACCGTGGAAAATCCGGTGGAATATGTCCTACCCGGCTTATCCCAGGTGGATGTCAACGAAAAAGCCGGCCTGACCTTTGCCAGCGCCCTGCGCAGCGTCTTGCGCCAAGATCCGGATGTATTGTTGATCGGCGAAATCCGTGATGAAGAAACCGCGGACATCGCTTTCCAGGCGGCTCTTACCGGCCACCTGGTCTTTTCCACGCTGCACACCAATGACGCCTTATCCACGATACCGCGCTTACTAGACTTGGGCGTCCAGCCCACCATCCTGGCGGACACCCTGGTTGGGATCGTCGCCCAGCGCCTGTGCCGACGTTTATGTTCGGCGTGCCGGATTCCGATCCAGGAAGACACTCTGCGCGCTGAAGAAGCCGCCTTCAAAACGATGACGCGCGTTCTACCACCCTACCGCGCAGCGGGCTGTGAGGATTGTGGCTACACCGGTTACGCCGGGCGGTTCCCCATCACCGAAATCATCGAACCCCCGCCGTCTCTACGCAGCGCTATCACTCGCGGCAGCGGGACCGAATGGTCCGCGGGACCGCTGGGATTGAACAACCTCAGTTCTCTGTCGTCCTCAGCAGCCCGCCATATTGTGTCCGGCGATACCTCGGTCGATGAAGCGGTGCGGGTTATCGGTTGGCGTTTCTGGTCGGCTCTGGCGACCGAATATCGGGTGGATATACCCGACATCGCGTTTTCTCAGGAAGAATCCCAGGAAAGCCATGCGCCGGGGGTGCTGATTCTCGGAATAGGCGGTACAGAGGATGACTTGATCGCTGCCGAGTTGGAGCGCGCCTGGTTTAGCGTCTTCACCGCCCGGTCATCGGCTGAGGCCAAGACCCAGCTGCAATCCCACGATAACATCGTGCATGTCATCGTCAACCTGGACGACCGGCTATCAGATCAAGAATTGGTCGCTTATATCCGTCAGGCGCGCGTCGACATGTACTGGTCGCGCTTG
- a CDS encoding prepilin-type N-terminal cleavage/methylation domain-containing protein, protein MKHDRSRGFTLLEVIITIAIVGILATIAIPSYLNYTARARAADVLVQYDALRTYAITEANDKGWDLCRIESTIPNADAFMQMFPRDRLQNRYVTIQPKLVAVGRNINNNINMATVMIGARIQDGAMGVAVAREAIALLDRDGMILSSAIRPSIVAGSAYLSNLPCTQATAQSHSNSPGSSATTVTSTPPVTATPGATATQPAQQSPSAQTGTPKAPASVTTATQPAQQSPSAQTGTAQTPAPVTTAAPAVQPAVQPPVTPTASRWTTPKLTEEQRTIQLCDTAMDCLMKPREVVCPPDKPFAMNILEQPGDGSRTLRKQCASVDECHDQWYKGTSDVNECMQNFDASYTDLPMTCHWCCTGHQCNAKGMKPADKDLYVDDAWTR, encoded by the coding sequence ATGAAACATGACAGATCCCGCGGCTTCACGCTGCTTGAAGTGATCATCACGATCGCGATTGTCGGCATTTTGGCGACGATTGCTATCCCTTCCTACCTAAATTACACCGCCCGCGCCCGTGCTGCGGATGTCCTGGTGCAATACGATGCGTTGCGGACCTATGCGATCACCGAAGCAAATGACAAAGGTTGGGATTTATGTCGAATAGAAAGTACAATTCCTAATGCGGATGCTTTTATGCAGATGTTTCCGCGAGATAGGCTTCAGAATCGATATGTAACCATACAACCAAAGCTTGTGGCAGTTGGGCGTAATATCAATAACAATATCAATATGGCGACAGTGATGATAGGGGCTCGGATTCAGGATGGTGCGATGGGTGTCGCTGTAGCACGGGAGGCCATCGCTTTGCTGGACCGCGACGGGATGATTCTTAGTTCAGCAATTAGGCCCTCAATCGTAGCCGGGAGCGCTTATCTGAGCAACCTGCCCTGTACGCAAGCGACGGCGCAGTCCCATAGCAATTCGCCTGGTTCAAGCGCGACCACAGTAACGTCCACCCCCCCGGTCACTGCAACTCCGGGCGCGACAGCGACTCAGCCCGCGCAGCAATCGCCTTCAGCGCAAACAGGAACCCCAAAGGCGCCTGCTTCGGTCACGACCGCAACTCAGCCCGCTCAGCAATCGCCTTCAGCGCAAACAGGAACCGCGCAGACGCCTGCTCCGGTCACGACTGCGGCCCCAGCCGTTCAGCCCGCTGTCCAACCTCCTGTGACTCCGACAGCATCTCGCTGGACAACGCCAAAGCTGACCGAGGAACAGCGCACGATTCAGTTGTGTGACACTGCAATGGATTGCCTCATGAAACCCCGCGAGGTAGTTTGCCCTCCTGACAAACCCTTTGCCATGAATATATTAGAGCAACCGGGCGATGGCAGTCGGACTTTGAGAAAGCAATGCGCCAGCGTCGATGAGTGTCATGACCAGTGGTACAAGGGAACATCGGATGTCAATGAATGTATGCAAAATTTTGATGCTTCTTACACAGATCTTCCGATGACCTGTCATTGGTGTTGCACTGGGCATCAATGCAATGCTAAAGGGATGAAACCCGCTGACAAGGATCTTTATGTGGACGATGCCTGGACGAGGTAA
- a CDS encoding DUF3011 domain-containing protein, with amino-acid sequence MVHQLSNSPCQQGKTWDYDRRGIWVDDGCRAKFRIESDDHSKDSSKDAKVAAGVILGAAILGAVLSNNKDHDDNNHYDSDSKYNDDAYHGSRHTSYVPGWMVGTFHGHNTLYDTDVVMTIQENGRVRADANGQTINGYINDERLHVGNIIFDINRIRGGFVTSQEGKRENEVIYRRAGH; translated from the coding sequence ATGGTCCATCAATTATCGAATTCCCCCTGCCAACAAGGCAAGACCTGGGATTACGACCGCCGAGGTATCTGGGTGGATGACGGCTGCCGCGCTAAGTTCCGGATCGAATCCGACGACCACTCTAAAGACAGCAGCAAGGATGCCAAGGTAGCAGCTGGCGTGATCCTGGGCGCAGCAATTCTTGGGGCCGTCCTCAGTAACAATAAGGACCACGACGATAACAATCACTACGATTCCGACAGTAAATACAACGACGACGCCTACCATGGTAGTCGCCACACCTCCTACGTGCCGGGATGGATGGTTGGTACTTTTCACGGTCACAATACCCTTTATGATACCGACGTGGTCATGACCATCCAGGAGAATGGCCGGGTTCGGGCTGACGCCAATGGACAAACCATCAACGGCTACATCAACGACGAACGCCTGCATGTCGGCAATATCATTTTCGACATCAATCGCATTCGGGGCGGCTTCGTCACCTCCCAAGAAGGCAAGCGGGAGAACGAAGTCATCTATCGTCGGGCTGGACACTGA
- a CDS encoding DUF4214 domain-containing protein yields the protein MTAGVGAKHLLINGSLGFNKIGIFAVDVWGNEVSAFAEYTVLADDGIVPNPIVWPVCDNERLDFFIYSTVSRPHYYIYYSSTSESPPIDMNQWQQIDWWEQDNSVGSVIKQPFVSASEGIWHSIRMCITDSFKANLQCSELADPVRSVCPNDDPTTTLITHYYASILSRDPEIDGLDYWRKRIMQNQAQDTDVKPVFRDMANFFFNSAEYLGRNTTDRQFITNLYLTFFQREPDEGGYAFWLERLAEGTPRNQVMGSFLYSPEFTAFMEALGF from the coding sequence ATGACAGCGGGCGTTGGCGCAAAGCATCTCCTGATAAATGGAAGTCTTGGTTTTAATAAAATAGGCATTTTTGCTGTTGATGTTTGGGGTAACGAAGTCAGTGCCTTCGCTGAATATACAGTATTAGCGGATGATGGTATTGTGCCAAATCCTATAGTTTGGCCAGTTTGTGACAATGAAAGATTAGACTTTTTTATTTACTCTACGGTATCCAGACCGCATTACTACATTTATTATAGCTCTACCTCTGAATCTCCGCCTATTGATATGAATCAATGGCAACAAATTGACTGGTGGGAACAAGACAATTCAGTCGGCTCCGTAATTAAACAGCCGTTCGTTTCCGCTAGTGAAGGAATCTGGCACAGCATTCGGATGTGCATTACTGATAGCTTCAAGGCAAATTTACAGTGCAGTGAGTTAGCTGATCCTGTACGGAGTGTCTGCCCTAATGATGATCCTACAACAACATTGATTACTCACTACTATGCCTCGATTCTAAGCCGTGATCCAGAGATCGATGGATTAGACTATTGGCGAAAACGGATCATGCAGAATCAAGCGCAAGACACCGACGTAAAACCGGTGTTCCGCGACATGGCCAATTTCTTCTTCAACAGCGCGGAATACTTGGGCCGCAACACGACGGATCGGCAATTCATCACCAACCTGTATCTCACCTTCTTCCAGCGCGAACCGGATGAAGGCGGTTATGCCTTCTGGCTGGAGCGATTGGCTGAAGGGACGCCCCGCAATCAGGTGATGGGCAGCTTCCTCTACTCGCCTGAGTTTACGGCCTTTATGGAAGCATTGGGCTTCTAG
- a CDS encoding M23 family metallopeptidase, whose protein sequence is MICAGLWLWPLWAGTENLHWRGEWTQGGLIIGQAPPGTRLELDGQPVPVTPEGVFVFGFHRDAPPQVRLRAIFPDGHQERQSLPIAQRTYKTQRLNGLPPSKVTPPPAVLERIRRENAQVAAARQQEIPTPYFLSGFAWPTTGRISGVYGSQRILNGQPRQPHYGVDVAAPIGTPVRAPADGIVTLAEPDLYYSGATLIIDHGYRVSSTLMHLDQIHVRVGQKVHKGEIVASVGKSGRVTGPHLDWRMNWREARTDPTLLVPPMR, encoded by the coding sequence ATGATCTGTGCAGGTTTATGGTTATGGCCGCTATGGGCCGGCACTGAGAATTTGCATTGGCGCGGCGAGTGGACTCAGGGCGGGTTGATCATCGGCCAGGCGCCGCCCGGAACGCGCCTGGAGTTGGATGGACAGCCGGTGCCTGTGACGCCGGAAGGGGTGTTCGTGTTCGGCTTTCACCGCGATGCCCCGCCTCAAGTTCGCTTGCGCGCGATTTTTCCTGATGGTCATCAAGAGCGACAATCGTTGCCTATTGCTCAGCGGACGTATAAAACGCAACGCCTTAATGGTCTGCCGCCGAGCAAGGTGACGCCGCCGCCAGCGGTGCTGGAGCGAATTCGCCGGGAAAACGCTCAGGTCGCTGCGGCCCGGCAGCAGGAAATTCCTACCCCTTATTTCCTAAGTGGATTTGCCTGGCCCACGACCGGACGCATCAGTGGGGTCTATGGCAGCCAGCGGATTCTGAACGGGCAGCCTCGGCAGCCGCATTATGGCGTGGATGTCGCTGCGCCGATCGGGACGCCAGTGCGCGCGCCTGCCGATGGCATTGTGACTTTGGCCGAGCCGGATTTGTACTACAGCGGCGCCACGCTGATCATTGATCATGGCTATCGCGTGAGTTCCACACTCATGCACCTGGACCAGATTCACGTCCGCGTCGGGCAGAAGGTGCATAAAGGTGAGATTGTTGCGTCAGTGGGCAAGAGTGGCCGGGTCACGGGGCCACATCTGGATTGGCGCATGAACTGGCGGGAGGCGCGCACTGATCCGACGCTGCTTGTGCCGCCCATGAGGTGA
- the gorA gene encoding glutathione-disulfide reductase, whose protein sequence is MAEQHYDLIAIGGGSGGLSVAERAARYGARCALIESGRLGGTCVNVGCVPKKVMWYAAHLAHALDDAPGYGFRLDYFGFDWKKLKNARDSFIQGLNEWYLDYLQKAGVELIRGFTRFIDAHTLEVDGVQYSADHIVIATGGRPQVPSLPGAEFGMTSDGFFTLQNCPPRTALVGSGYIAVELAGMLNALGSEVTLLVRKDHVLRSFDAMLREQLMERLREDGITVLTETQVRAVARLANGALNLHCEGQANVLRVDTLIWAIGRDPNTDALNLAAAGVAVQPNGVIPVDPFQNTNIPGVYAIGDVTERFHLTPVAIAAGRRLADRLFGGQPDRCLPYENIPTVVFSHPPIGTVGLTEEEARSQYGDAVKIYQTRFRPMYHAFTTRQPPMVMKLVCVGPEEKIVGGHLIGEGADEMLQGFAVAIRMGATKRDFDDTVAIHPTSAEEMVTMR, encoded by the coding sequence ATGGCTGAACAGCACTATGATCTGATCGCTATCGGCGGCGGCAGCGGCGGACTGTCCGTCGCCGAGCGGGCTGCCCGTTATGGCGCCCGCTGCGCGCTCATCGAATCAGGCCGGCTGGGTGGCACTTGCGTGAATGTCGGTTGCGTACCCAAAAAAGTGATGTGGTATGCCGCCCATCTCGCCCACGCGCTGGACGATGCGCCAGGCTATGGCTTTCGCCTGGATTACTTCGGTTTCGACTGGAAAAAACTCAAAAACGCCCGTGATTCCTTCATTCAGGGACTCAACGAATGGTATCTGGATTACTTACAAAAAGCTGGGGTTGAACTGATTCGCGGCTTCACCCGATTTATTGACGCCCATACCCTTGAAGTCGACGGCGTACAGTACAGCGCCGATCATATCGTTATCGCCACTGGCGGTCGACCGCAGGTTCCCTCCCTGCCCGGCGCTGAATTCGGCATGACTTCTGACGGCTTCTTTACCTTGCAAAACTGCCCCCCACGCACCGCCCTGGTCGGCAGCGGGTACATCGCGGTCGAGCTGGCGGGGATGCTGAATGCCCTGGGTTCCGAAGTAACGTTGTTGGTGCGCAAGGATCATGTACTGCGCTCCTTTGACGCCATGCTCCGCGAACAGTTGATGGAGCGGTTGCGCGAGGACGGCATCACCGTACTGACGGAAACACAGGTGCGAGCAGTGGCGCGGCTGGCGAACGGCGCACTCAATCTGCATTGCGAAGGTCAAGCCAATGTCTTGCGTGTCGATACACTGATCTGGGCAATTGGCCGTGACCCGAATACGGACGCGCTGAATCTGGCGGCGGCTGGCGTAGCGGTTCAGCCCAACGGCGTAATCCCCGTTGATCCCTTTCAGAACACGAACATTCCTGGCGTCTACGCGATTGGCGACGTGACCGAGCGATTTCACCTGACCCCGGTCGCAATCGCTGCCGGTCGCCGACTGGCGGATCGATTGTTCGGCGGGCAACCGGATCGATGCTTGCCTTACGAAAATATTCCCACAGTCGTGTTCAGCCATCCTCCCATCGGTACGGTGGGACTCACCGAGGAAGAAGCGCGGAGTCAATACGGCGATGCGGTGAAGATTTACCAGACTCGTTTCCGGCCTATGTATCATGCTTTTACCACCCGCCAGCCGCCGATGGTGATGAAACTGGTGTGCGTGGGTCCAGAAGAGAAAATTGTCGGCGGGCATCTCATCGGCGAAGGCGCGGATGAGATGCTGCAAGGCTTTGCCGTCGCCATTCGCATGGGCGCCACTAAGCGCGATTTCGACGACACGGTCGCCATTCATCCCACCAGCGCCGAGGAAATGGTCACCATGCGGTAA
- a CDS encoding gamma carbonic anhydrase family protein: MPIRSFEQLAPRIHPTAYIDETALVIGDVEIGQDSSIWPMSVVRGDIQSIRIGARTSIQDGTIIHVTHDSRFCPGGQPTVIGNSVTVGHKVILHACTIEDFCLIGMGAIVMDKAVVQSRVTIGAGSVVPPGKVLESGFLYVGSPIRQVRPLTERELEFLEYSAQNYQRLKDRYRALTAPAEAAHDPAPIKSEASPVAPPVAPKPRTRRSTTPKRG, from the coding sequence ATGCCTATTCGTTCTTTTGAGCAACTTGCTCCTCGCATTCATCCCACCGCCTATATCGATGAGACCGCCCTGGTCATCGGCGATGTTGAAATCGGCCAGGACAGTTCGATCTGGCCGATGAGCGTCGTGCGCGGCGATATCCAGAGCATCCGCATCGGCGCGCGCACCAGCATCCAGGATGGAACGATCATTCATGTCACCCACGACAGCCGCTTCTGTCCGGGCGGCCAACCGACCGTGATCGGTAATAGCGTTACCGTGGGCCACAAGGTCATTCTGCACGCCTGTACGATCGAGGACTTCTGTCTGATCGGCATGGGCGCGATCGTCATGGACAAGGCCGTCGTGCAATCCCGGGTGACCATCGGCGCAGGCAGCGTCGTGCCGCCCGGCAAGGTGCTGGAGAGCGGCTTTCTCTATGTGGGCAGTCCCATCCGGCAAGTCCGCCCACTGACCGAGCGCGAATTGGAGTTCCTGGAATACTCGGCGCAGAATTATCAACGCTTGAAGGATCGCTATCGGGCGCTGACCGCACCTGCCGAAGCGGCCCACGATCCAGCGCCCATCAAATCTGAAGCATCGCCAGTAGCGCCGCCAGTAGCGCCCAAACCCCGCACCCGCCGATCAACAACCCCGAAACGTGGTTAA
- a CDS encoding LysE family transporter, translated as MLLWFKGMLIGLAIAAPMGPTGLLCIQRTLTRGRWSGILSGLGAASADALYGGIAGFGLASLSGLLLAWRVELQVFGGLFLLCLGWQTWQASPVAKQFRVRPTRAGLMGDYFSTLALTATNPVTILAFVGIFTGLGLAAVGQDFIAAGVLVFGVFAGSLLWWLLLAGGIGLMRGRLSPQVLRWINHVSGLLIGGCGVWALLAALLAMLQI; from the coding sequence ATGTTGCTGTGGTTCAAGGGGATGCTGATCGGACTGGCGATTGCTGCGCCGATGGGACCCACCGGCTTGTTATGCATCCAGCGCACCCTGACGCGCGGGCGCTGGTCGGGTATCTTGTCGGGACTGGGCGCAGCCAGCGCCGATGCCTTGTATGGCGGTATTGCCGGCTTCGGCCTGGCCTCATTGTCCGGGCTGTTGCTGGCTTGGCGGGTCGAGTTGCAGGTATTCGGCGGATTGTTCCTGCTTTGTCTAGGCTGGCAAACTTGGCAAGCGTCGCCGGTCGCCAAGCAGTTCCGGGTTCGACCCACACGCGCGGGATTAATGGGCGATTATTTTTCTACACTGGCGCTGACCGCAACCAACCCGGTGACCATTCTTGCCTTCGTGGGGATTTTTACGGGCTTGGGTCTGGCTGCGGTAGGTCAGGATTTTATAGCTGCCGGCGTCCTGGTGTTCGGGGTATTCGCCGGTTCGCTGCTCTGGTGGTTGCTGTTAGCCGGCGGAATCGGGTTGATGCGCGGACGCTTGAGTCCTCAAGTATTGCGTTGGATTAACCACGTTTCGGGGTTGTTGATCGGCGGGTGCGGGGTTTGGGCGCTACTGGCGGCGCTACTGGCGATGCTTCAGATTTGA
- the prlC gene encoding oligopeptidase A, which produces MTNSLLTTADLPSYQAILPEHIEPAVDERLTANRADLERLLAATTEPTWENLIHPLEELEDRLNKTWSPVRHLHAVLDSEALRAAYNACLPKLSAYYTELGHHEGLYRAYQQIAESPEYDRLDAAQCKVIDDALRDFKLSGIALPSQQRDHYKTIMQELAQLGAQFAQNVLDATHAWTRQVADETALAGLPESARALARQTAQQRELDGWLLTLDLPSYLPVLNYADDRALRQEIYTAYSTRASDQGPTAGQWDNGPLIERILALRHELARLLDFDDYTEYSLATKMADTPDQVLDFLQDLARRARPQAQWELEELREFAREHFGMETLEAWDIGYYSEKLRQHRYQLSQEELRPYFPITRVLPGLFAVAERLFGIAIRPLDSMEVWHPDVRVYQIVDATGNPRGRFYLDLYARPSKRGGAWMDGCLARRRIGDAIRPPAAYLVCNFTPPVGADPALLTHNEVLTLFHEFGHGLHHLLTKIDYLPVAGIHGVEWDAVELPSQFLENWCWSREALDLLAGHYQTGEPLPEALYQRMLAAKHFQAGILMVRQLEFSVFDFRLHREYEPARGGRVLEILDEVRRQVAVIIPPVWNRFPNAFTHIFSGGYAAGYYSYKWAEVLSADAFSVFEEDGIFNAATGERFRKSILEVGGSRPALTSFVEFRGREPWIEPLLRLSGIVA; this is translated from the coding sequence ATGACCAATTCCTTACTCACCACTGCCGATCTACCTTCGTACCAGGCCATCCTGCCGGAGCACATCGAACCGGCGGTTGATGAACGCCTGACCGCCAATCGCGCCGACCTCGAACGCTTACTGGCCGCAACCACTGAACCCACCTGGGAAAACCTGATCCACCCACTGGAGGAGCTGGAGGATCGGCTGAACAAAACCTGGTCGCCGGTTCGGCACCTGCACGCCGTGCTCGATTCCGAGGCGTTGCGCGCCGCCTACAACGCTTGTCTGCCGAAATTGAGCGCTTACTACACCGAACTCGGCCACCATGAAGGCTTGTATCGCGCCTATCAGCAGATCGCCGAGAGCCCTGAATATGACCGACTTGACGCTGCGCAATGCAAGGTGATCGACGACGCCCTGCGTGATTTCAAGCTATCCGGCATCGCCTTGCCATCGCAACAGCGCGACCATTACAAGACGATCATGCAGGAGTTGGCGCAACTGGGCGCGCAGTTTGCGCAAAACGTCCTGGACGCCACACATGCCTGGACCCGGCAGGTAGCCGACGAAACGGCCTTAGCCGGACTGCCGGAATCCGCGCGCGCCCTGGCCCGCCAGACCGCGCAACAACGCGAACTCGACGGCTGGTTGCTGACTCTGGATTTGCCCTCCTATCTGCCAGTGCTGAACTACGCGGATGACCGCGCCTTGCGCCAAGAGATATATACAGCCTATAGCACCCGTGCCTCCGATCAGGGACCGACTGCCGGTCAATGGGATAATGGGCCGCTGATCGAGCGCATCTTGGCGTTGCGTCATGAACTGGCTCGATTGCTCGATTTCGATGACTACACCGAGTACTCGCTGGCCACCAAAATGGCGGATACACCCGATCAGGTGCTGGATTTTCTGCAGGACCTGGCCCGGCGCGCCCGTCCCCAGGCCCAGTGGGAACTGGAGGAGTTACGGGAGTTCGCCCGCGAACATTTCGGCATGGAGACACTGGAAGCCTGGGATATCGGCTATTACTCGGAGAAGCTGCGCCAGCATCGCTATCAGTTGTCGCAGGAAGAATTGCGTCCGTATTTCCCCATCACGCGCGTACTCCCCGGTTTATTCGCCGTGGCGGAACGCTTGTTCGGCATTGCGATTCGGCCGCTGGATAGCATGGAAGTCTGGCATCCCGACGTGCGGGTTTACCAAATCGTCGATGCTACGGGTAACCCGCGTGGGCGGTTCTATCTGGATTTGTATGCGCGGCCTAGTAAGCGTGGCGGCGCGTGGATGGATGGCTGTCTGGCGCGGCGACGCATCGGGGACGCCATCCGGCCACCGGCGGCCTATCTGGTGTGCAACTTTACGCCTCCGGTAGGCGCTGACCCGGCGTTGCTAACGCATAACGAAGTACTAACCCTGTTCCACGAATTCGGCCATGGCCTGCACCACTTGCTGACCAAGATCGACTATTTGCCGGTTGCTGGTATTCACGGTGTGGAATGGGATGCAGTGGAACTGCCGAGTCAGTTTTTGGAGAACTGGTGCTGGTCGCGGGAGGCGCTGGATTTACTGGCGGGTCATTACCAGACTGGCGAACCGCTACCGGAAGCACTTTATCAGCGGATGCTGGCGGCCAAACATTTTCAGGCAGGTATCCTCATGGTTCGGCAGCTGGAATTCAGCGTGTTTGATTTCCGCCTGCACCGCGAATATGAACCGGCGCGCGGCGGACGAGTGCTGGAGATTTTGGACGAGGTCAGACGGCAGGTCGCAGTGATCATTCCGCCTGTCTGGAATCGGTTCCCCAACGCCTTCACGCACATCTTCTCCGGCGGTTACGCCGCAGGTTACTACAGTTATAAATGGGCCGAAGTGTTATCAGCGGATGCGTTCAGCGTGTTTGAAGAGGATGGAATTTTCAATGCGGCGACGGGCGAACGTTTCCGGAAAAGCATCCTGGAAGTGGGTGGTTCTCGACCAGCATTGACCAGTTTTGTCGAATTCCGGGGACGGGAGCCATGGATCGAGCCGTTATTGCGCTTGAGCGGGATCGTAGCTTGA